In a genomic window of Wyeomyia smithii strain HCP4-BCI-WySm-NY-G18 chromosome 1, ASM2978416v1, whole genome shotgun sequence:
- the LOC129732251 gene encoding achaete-scute complex protein T3-like codes for MATAVRSMALGQNIHNILPNNCILVQQKQINHHGKRPIAPAPMMVTNLAQGVGLKNKISASKKFAYCGLPYAPTPQQTASVQRRNARERNRVKQVNNGFANLRQHIPSTVVTALTNGGRGASKKLSKVDTLRIAVEYIRNLQRMLEENSENTSQKSLCQVSSSSSFYGTMSEPSTASSPAPSHLSETSSTTGTIVYSQMGGTTFKHEPYDIYVDPSTSPTPSYTSETPIQHQQLQQPFHGQHTQIVIPGMTSLSPSGNNNYLHAATGQPIYKTELYVNAYDEQMSPQNPDDEELLDAISWWQQQ; via the coding sequence ATGGCAACAGCAGTGAGAAGCATGGCGCTTGGACAAAATATTCACAACATTTTACCGAACAATTGTATTCTGGTGCAGCAGAAGCAGATTAATCATCACGGAAAGCGACCGATCGCGCCGGCTCCGATGATGGTGACCAACTTGGCGCAGGGTGTCGGTCTTAAGAACAAGATCAGTGCTTCGAAAAAGTTCGCTTACTGTGGACTTCCGTACGCACCGACACCCCAACAAACGGCGTCCGTCCAACGGCGGAACGCTAGGGAGCGTAATCGAGTCAAGCAGGTCAATAACGGCTTCGCCAACCTTCGGCAGCACATTCCGAGCACGGTGGTGACCGCTTTGACCAACGGTGGACGAGGTGCCAGCAAGAAGTTGAGCAAAGTAGACACCCTTCGCATCGCAGTGGAATACATTCGTAACCTCCAGCGGATGCTGGAGGAGAATAGTGAAAATACTAGCCAGAAGAGTTTATGCCAAGTTTCTTCATCGAGTTCTTTCTACGGTACAATGTCCGAGCCGTCGACAGCCTCCTCGCCAGCACCGTCTCATCTTTCGGAAACTTCCTCCACAACCGGAACCATTGTCTACAGCCAGATGGGAGGAACCACCTTCAAGCATGAACCCTACGATATTTACGTTGATCCTTCGACTTCACCGACTCCTTCGTACACATCGGAGACTCCAATTCAGCACCAGCAGCTTCAGCAACCCTTCCATGGGCAGCACACTCAAATCGTTATCCCGGGCATGACCAGTTTAAGTCCCAGTGGCAACAACAATTACCTGCACGCTGCCACCGGTCAACCGATCTACAAGACCGAACTGTACGTGAATGCGTACGACGAGCAGATGAGCCCCCAAAATCCGGACGACGAGGAACTGCTCGACGCAATCTCCTGGTGGCAGCAGCAGTAA